One region of Vespula vulgaris chromosome 9, iyVesVulg1.1, whole genome shotgun sequence genomic DNA includes:
- the LOC127066521 gene encoding liprin-beta-2 isoform X3, translating to MDAADSQSDSSDAASTIKHWDSQWTPSEGYDSSGTSNSGCGEDYAEDYQHRIPIDLPRFVEDCHTACRSQTCLCQGCLFEYNKMINLQGSMSNICGTPTSKINPTHLSTLPPLYSTPCSSIQSELPHHCSKDHLPLSCNCRTMYSCHMQQIPLHLKECHLHSSDKTNSTTSLSGNSVGRCVGSLDRRRRRFKSKTDHNQRTKSHSDLICCAKDKPHYCSLQQFQCGNNSHLYSYYNKTEERLQKLESERGALHMEVSVLSEQVDAQSSKIQELENMLKEKKHSLRQMEEALQKEVLSRSALETQKLELLSSLSELKLRQASLEHENLALRNTSSLSNGERFSRHAGQYSSLPRPPTSSKKGVAFGKVSNLISGEHTTVPLAVRGISARCLSAPILAEEEKTVIGESSFQPESAPPKPLAELSIEEVGDWLSRIGLECYAAELRRWGATGVKLVEATPNQIEKELDIKNILHRKKLLYAIESERSNAEGFLGSEKMDSAAVLRWLDDIGLPQHKEAFHNAKVDGRVLHRLTTEDLLNLGVTAQLHAASLRRGIQILRELNFEFDNMERRSVNGNGADGTNVTLWTNHRVMEWLRVVDLAEYAPNMRGSGVHGGLMIHEGRFTSELLATILSIPPSKTLLRRHLTTHFNQILGREVVQHKREMESTLGFVPLTLTARLKAPKKSQFTLKRKKSKNEVDYGNLVCPLEASPPGTPSTSSSTPGSPNLNSPSL from the exons ATGGATGCAGCCG ATTCACAGTCAGATTCATCAGATGCAGCTTCAACTATAAAACATTGGGATAGTCAGTGGACACCTTCAGAAGGATATGATTCTTCTGGAACGTCTAATTCGGGTTGTGGTGAGGATTATGCTGAAGATTATCAACATAGAATACCAATCGATCTACCTAGATTTGTTGAAGATTGTCACACTGCTTGTAGGTCTCAGACTTGTCTTTGTCAG GGTTGTCTATTCGAATACAATAAGATGATAAATCTTCAAGGCAGTATGTCCAATATTTGTGGAACACCAACATCAAAAATCAATCCAACTCATTTATCAACTCTTCCACCTTTGTATAGTACACCATGCTCAAG tATCCAGAGTGAGCTGCCACATCATTGTAGCAAGGACCATCTTCCTTTAAGTTGCAACTGTCGCACGATGTATTCTTGTCATATGCAACAAATTCCATTGCATTTAAAGGAATGTCATTTACATTCCAGTGACAAAACGAATAGCACTACTTCTCTTTCTGGAAATTCAGTAGGTCGTTGTGTTGGTTCATTGgatagaagaagacgaagattCAAAAGTAAAACTGATCATAATCAGAGGACAAAATCACATAGTGATTTAATATGTTGTGCTAAAGACAAACCACATTACTGCTCTTTACAACAATTTCAATGTGGCAATAATTCACATTTATATAGCTACTATAATAAAACTGAG gaACGTCTCCAAAAATTAGAAAGCGAACGTGGTGCACTTCATATGGAAGTATCAGTACTGTCAGAGCAAGTTGATGCACAGTCTAGCAAAATTCAAGAATTGGAAAATAtgcttaaagaaaaaaagcattcTCTCAGGCAAATGGAAGAAGCTTTACAGAAG gaaGTGTTATCAAGAAGTGCATTGGAGACACAAAAGCTAGAGCTTCTTAGTTCTCTTTCTGAACTGAAACTCAGACAAGCTAGTTTAGAACATGAAAATTTAGCATTAAGAAATACAAGTTCATTATCCAAT GGGGAAAGATTCAGTAGACATGCCGGTCAATATAGCAGTCTTCCAAGGCCACCAACATCTTCAAAGAAAGGAGTCGCGTTTGGTAAGGTTTCGAATTTAATCTCCGGAGAGCACACAACAGTACCGTTGGCTGTTAGAGGAATTTCTGCGAGATGTCTATCAGCTCCTATTCTAG cggaagaagaaaaaacagtaATTGGAGAGTCAAGTTTTCAACCAGAATCAGCACCACCAAAACCCCTTGCAGAATTGTCTATAGAAGAAGTTGGTGATTGGCTATCTCGTATTGGCCTGGAATGTTACGCCGCAGAATTAAGACGATGGGGAGCTACTGGTGTAAAATTAGTCGAGGCAACGCCAAATCAAATTGAAAAGGaacttgatataaaaaatatattgcatagaaagaaattattatatgcaaTTGAATCTGAGAGATCTAACGCAGAAGGCTTTCTTGGTTCAGAGAAG ATGGACAGTGCTGCAGTACTACGATGGTTAGATGATATTGGATTACCCCAACATAAAGAAGCTTTTCATAATGCCAAAGTTGATGGTAGAGTATTACATAGATTAACGACGGAAGATTTATTGAATCTTGGTGTGACAGCTCAATTGCATGCAGCTAGTTTACGACGAGGAATTCAG ATTCTGAGGGAGTTAAATTTTGAATTTGATAACATGGAAAGAAGATCAGTAAATGGGAATGGTGCAGATGGAACTAATGTCACACTATGGACTAATCATAGAGTGATGGAATGGTTGAGAGTGGTTGACCTTGCAGAATATGCACCTAATATGAGAGGCTCAGGAGTGCATGGGGGACTGATGATCCATGAAGGTCGTTTCACCTCAGAATTGTTAGCTACTATATTAAGCATTCCACCTTCAAAAACTCTATTAAGAAGGCATTTGACAACTCACTTTAATCAAATTCTTGGTAGAGAAGTTGTACAGcataaaagagagatggaaagtaCACTTGGATTTGTACCTTTAACTCTTACGGCTAGATTGAAG GCACCAAAGAAGTCTCAGTTCACGTTAAAGcgtaagaaaagtaaaaacgaaGTGGATTATGGAAATCTGGTTTGTCCTTTGGAAGCATCACCACCAGGTACACCATCAACATCTTCGTCAACACCAGGCAGTCCTAATTTGAACTCACCCTCACTCTAA
- the LOC127066521 gene encoding liprin-beta-2 isoform X4 gives MDTWTNYPKEYQNLIAIMEEENKLHRKDSQSDSSDAASTIKHWDSQWTPSEGYDSSGTSNSGCGEDYAEDYQHRIPIDLPRFVEDCHTACRSQTCLCQGCLFEYNKMINLQGSMSNICGTPTSKINPTHLSTLPPLYSTPCSSIQSELPHHCSKDHLPLSCNCRTMYSCHMQQIPLHLKECHLHSSDKTNSTTSLSGNSVGRCVGSLDRRRRRFKSKTDHNQRTKSHSDLICCAKDKPHYCSLQQFQCGNNSHLYSYYNKTEERLQKLESERGALHMEVSVLSEQVDAQSSKIQELENMLKEKKHSLRQMEEALQKEVLSRSALETQKLELLSSLSELKLRQASLEHENLALRNTSSLSNGERFSRHAGQYSSLPRPPTSSKKGVAFAEEEKTVIGESSFQPESAPPKPLAELSIEEVGDWLSRIGLECYAAELRRWGATGVKLVEATPNQIEKELDIKNILHRKKLLYAIESERSNAEGFLGSEKMDSAAVLRWLDDIGLPQHKEAFHNAKVDGRVLHRLTTEDLLNLGVTAQLHAASLRRGIQILRELNFEFDNMERRSVNGNGADGTNVTLWTNHRVMEWLRVVDLAEYAPNMRGSGVHGGLMIHEGRFTSELLATILSIPPSKTLLRRHLTTHFNQILGREVVQHKREMESTLGFVPLTLTARLKAPKKSQFTLKRKKSKNEVDYGNLVCPLEASPPGTPSTSSSTPGSPNLNSPSL, from the exons ATGGATACGTGGACTAATTATCCTAAAGAGTACCAGAATTTAATTGCTATCAtggaggaagaaaataaactaCATAGGAAAG ATTCACAGTCAGATTCATCAGATGCAGCTTCAACTATAAAACATTGGGATAGTCAGTGGACACCTTCAGAAGGATATGATTCTTCTGGAACGTCTAATTCGGGTTGTGGTGAGGATTATGCTGAAGATTATCAACATAGAATACCAATCGATCTACCTAGATTTGTTGAAGATTGTCACACTGCTTGTAGGTCTCAGACTTGTCTTTGTCAG GGTTGTCTATTCGAATACAATAAGATGATAAATCTTCAAGGCAGTATGTCCAATATTTGTGGAACACCAACATCAAAAATCAATCCAACTCATTTATCAACTCTTCCACCTTTGTATAGTACACCATGCTCAAG tATCCAGAGTGAGCTGCCACATCATTGTAGCAAGGACCATCTTCCTTTAAGTTGCAACTGTCGCACGATGTATTCTTGTCATATGCAACAAATTCCATTGCATTTAAAGGAATGTCATTTACATTCCAGTGACAAAACGAATAGCACTACTTCTCTTTCTGGAAATTCAGTAGGTCGTTGTGTTGGTTCATTGgatagaagaagacgaagattCAAAAGTAAAACTGATCATAATCAGAGGACAAAATCACATAGTGATTTAATATGTTGTGCTAAAGACAAACCACATTACTGCTCTTTACAACAATTTCAATGTGGCAATAATTCACATTTATATAGCTACTATAATAAAACTGAG gaACGTCTCCAAAAATTAGAAAGCGAACGTGGTGCACTTCATATGGAAGTATCAGTACTGTCAGAGCAAGTTGATGCACAGTCTAGCAAAATTCAAGAATTGGAAAATAtgcttaaagaaaaaaagcattcTCTCAGGCAAATGGAAGAAGCTTTACAGAAG gaaGTGTTATCAAGAAGTGCATTGGAGACACAAAAGCTAGAGCTTCTTAGTTCTCTTTCTGAACTGAAACTCAGACAAGCTAGTTTAGAACATGAAAATTTAGCATTAAGAAATACAAGTTCATTATCCAAT GGGGAAAGATTCAGTAGACATGCCGGTCAATATAGCAGTCTTCCAAGGCCACCAACATCTTCAAAGAAAGGAGTCGCGTTTG cggaagaagaaaaaacagtaATTGGAGAGTCAAGTTTTCAACCAGAATCAGCACCACCAAAACCCCTTGCAGAATTGTCTATAGAAGAAGTTGGTGATTGGCTATCTCGTATTGGCCTGGAATGTTACGCCGCAGAATTAAGACGATGGGGAGCTACTGGTGTAAAATTAGTCGAGGCAACGCCAAATCAAATTGAAAAGGaacttgatataaaaaatatattgcatagaaagaaattattatatgcaaTTGAATCTGAGAGATCTAACGCAGAAGGCTTTCTTGGTTCAGAGAAG ATGGACAGTGCTGCAGTACTACGATGGTTAGATGATATTGGATTACCCCAACATAAAGAAGCTTTTCATAATGCCAAAGTTGATGGTAGAGTATTACATAGATTAACGACGGAAGATTTATTGAATCTTGGTGTGACAGCTCAATTGCATGCAGCTAGTTTACGACGAGGAATTCAG ATTCTGAGGGAGTTAAATTTTGAATTTGATAACATGGAAAGAAGATCAGTAAATGGGAATGGTGCAGATGGAACTAATGTCACACTATGGACTAATCATAGAGTGATGGAATGGTTGAGAGTGGTTGACCTTGCAGAATATGCACCTAATATGAGAGGCTCAGGAGTGCATGGGGGACTGATGATCCATGAAGGTCGTTTCACCTCAGAATTGTTAGCTACTATATTAAGCATTCCACCTTCAAAAACTCTATTAAGAAGGCATTTGACAACTCACTTTAATCAAATTCTTGGTAGAGAAGTTGTACAGcataaaagagagatggaaagtaCACTTGGATTTGTACCTTTAACTCTTACGGCTAGATTGAAG GCACCAAAGAAGTCTCAGTTCACGTTAAAGcgtaagaaaagtaaaaacgaaGTGGATTATGGAAATCTGGTTTGTCCTTTGGAAGCATCACCACCAGGTACACCATCAACATCTTCGTCAACACCAGGCAGTCCTAATTTGAACTCACCCTCACTCTAA
- the LOC127066521 gene encoding liprin-beta-2 isoform X5 yields the protein MINLQGSMSNICGTPTSKINPTHLSTLPPLYSTPCSSIQSELPHHCSKDHLPLSCNCRTMYSCHMQQIPLHLKECHLHSSDKTNSTTSLSGNSVGRCVGSLDRRRRRFKSKTDHNQRTKSHSDLICCAKDKPHYCSLQQFQCGNNSHLYSYYNKTEERLQKLESERGALHMEVSVLSEQVDAQSSKIQELENMLKEKKHSLRQMEEALQKEVLSRSALETQKLELLSSLSELKLRQASLEHENLALRNTSSLSNGERFSRHAGQYSSLPRPPTSSKKGVAFGKVSNLISGEHTTVPLAVRGISARCLSAPILAEEEKTVIGESSFQPESAPPKPLAELSIEEVGDWLSRIGLECYAAELRRWGATGVKLVEATPNQIEKELDIKNILHRKKLLYAIESERSNAEGFLGSEKMDSAAVLRWLDDIGLPQHKEAFHNAKVDGRVLHRLTTEDLLNLGVTAQLHAASLRRGIQILRELNFEFDNMERRSVNGNGADGTNVTLWTNHRVMEWLRVVDLAEYAPNMRGSGVHGGLMIHEGRFTSELLATILSIPPSKTLLRRHLTTHFNQILGREVVQHKREMESTLGFVPLTLTARLKAPKKSQFTLKRKKSKNEVDYGNLVCPLEASPPGTPSTSSSTPGSPNLNSPSL from the exons ATGATAAATCTTCAAGGCAGTATGTCCAATATTTGTGGAACACCAACATCAAAAATCAATCCAACTCATTTATCAACTCTTCCACCTTTGTATAGTACACCATGCTCAAG tATCCAGAGTGAGCTGCCACATCATTGTAGCAAGGACCATCTTCCTTTAAGTTGCAACTGTCGCACGATGTATTCTTGTCATATGCAACAAATTCCATTGCATTTAAAGGAATGTCATTTACATTCCAGTGACAAAACGAATAGCACTACTTCTCTTTCTGGAAATTCAGTAGGTCGTTGTGTTGGTTCATTGgatagaagaagacgaagattCAAAAGTAAAACTGATCATAATCAGAGGACAAAATCACATAGTGATTTAATATGTTGTGCTAAAGACAAACCACATTACTGCTCTTTACAACAATTTCAATGTGGCAATAATTCACATTTATATAGCTACTATAATAAAACTGAG gaACGTCTCCAAAAATTAGAAAGCGAACGTGGTGCACTTCATATGGAAGTATCAGTACTGTCAGAGCAAGTTGATGCACAGTCTAGCAAAATTCAAGAATTGGAAAATAtgcttaaagaaaaaaagcattcTCTCAGGCAAATGGAAGAAGCTTTACAGAAG gaaGTGTTATCAAGAAGTGCATTGGAGACACAAAAGCTAGAGCTTCTTAGTTCTCTTTCTGAACTGAAACTCAGACAAGCTAGTTTAGAACATGAAAATTTAGCATTAAGAAATACAAGTTCATTATCCAAT GGGGAAAGATTCAGTAGACATGCCGGTCAATATAGCAGTCTTCCAAGGCCACCAACATCTTCAAAGAAAGGAGTCGCGTTTGGTAAGGTTTCGAATTTAATCTCCGGAGAGCACACAACAGTACCGTTGGCTGTTAGAGGAATTTCTGCGAGATGTCTATCAGCTCCTATTCTAG cggaagaagaaaaaacagtaATTGGAGAGTCAAGTTTTCAACCAGAATCAGCACCACCAAAACCCCTTGCAGAATTGTCTATAGAAGAAGTTGGTGATTGGCTATCTCGTATTGGCCTGGAATGTTACGCCGCAGAATTAAGACGATGGGGAGCTACTGGTGTAAAATTAGTCGAGGCAACGCCAAATCAAATTGAAAAGGaacttgatataaaaaatatattgcatagaaagaaattattatatgcaaTTGAATCTGAGAGATCTAACGCAGAAGGCTTTCTTGGTTCAGAGAAG ATGGACAGTGCTGCAGTACTACGATGGTTAGATGATATTGGATTACCCCAACATAAAGAAGCTTTTCATAATGCCAAAGTTGATGGTAGAGTATTACATAGATTAACGACGGAAGATTTATTGAATCTTGGTGTGACAGCTCAATTGCATGCAGCTAGTTTACGACGAGGAATTCAG ATTCTGAGGGAGTTAAATTTTGAATTTGATAACATGGAAAGAAGATCAGTAAATGGGAATGGTGCAGATGGAACTAATGTCACACTATGGACTAATCATAGAGTGATGGAATGGTTGAGAGTGGTTGACCTTGCAGAATATGCACCTAATATGAGAGGCTCAGGAGTGCATGGGGGACTGATGATCCATGAAGGTCGTTTCACCTCAGAATTGTTAGCTACTATATTAAGCATTCCACCTTCAAAAACTCTATTAAGAAGGCATTTGACAACTCACTTTAATCAAATTCTTGGTAGAGAAGTTGTACAGcataaaagagagatggaaagtaCACTTGGATTTGTACCTTTAACTCTTACGGCTAGATTGAAG GCACCAAAGAAGTCTCAGTTCACGTTAAAGcgtaagaaaagtaaaaacgaaGTGGATTATGGAAATCTGGTTTGTCCTTTGGAAGCATCACCACCAGGTACACCATCAACATCTTCGTCAACACCAGGCAGTCCTAATTTGAACTCACCCTCACTCTAA
- the LOC127066521 gene encoding liprin-beta-2 isoform X1, producing the protein MDTWTNYPKEYQNLIAIMEEENKLHRKDSQSDSSDAASTIKHWDSQWTPSEGYDSSGTSNSGCGEDYAEDYQHRIPIDLPRFVEDCHTACRSQTCLCQGCLFEYNKMINLQGSMSNICGTPTSKINPTHLSTLPPLYSTPCSSIQSELPHHCSKDHLPLSCNCRTMYSCHMQQIPLHLKECHLHSSDKTNSTTSLSGNSVGRCVGSLDRRRRRFKSKTDHNQRTKSHSDLICCAKDKPHYCSLQQFQCGNNSHLYSYYNKTEERLQKLESERGALHMEVSVLSEQVDAQSSKIQELENMLKEKKHSLRQMEEALQKEVLSRSALETQKLELLSSLSELKLRQASLEHENLALRNTSSLSNGERFSRHAGQYSSLPRPPTSSKKGVAFGKVSNLISGEHTTVPLAVRGISARCLSAPILAEEEKTVIGESSFQPESAPPKPLAELSIEEVGDWLSRIGLECYAAELRRWGATGVKLVEATPNQIEKELDIKNILHRKKLLYAIESERSNAEGFLGSEKMDSAAVLRWLDDIGLPQHKEAFHNAKVDGRVLHRLTTEDLLNLGVTAQLHAASLRRGIQILRELNFEFDNMERRSVNGNGADGTNVTLWTNHRVMEWLRVVDLAEYAPNMRGSGVHGGLMIHEGRFTSELLATILSIPPSKTLLRRHLTTHFNQILGREVVQHKREMESTLGFVPLTLTARLKAPKKSQFTLKRKKSKNEVDYGNLVCPLEASPPGTPSTSSSTPGSPNLNSPSL; encoded by the exons ATGGATACGTGGACTAATTATCCTAAAGAGTACCAGAATTTAATTGCTATCAtggaggaagaaaataaactaCATAGGAAAG ATTCACAGTCAGATTCATCAGATGCAGCTTCAACTATAAAACATTGGGATAGTCAGTGGACACCTTCAGAAGGATATGATTCTTCTGGAACGTCTAATTCGGGTTGTGGTGAGGATTATGCTGAAGATTATCAACATAGAATACCAATCGATCTACCTAGATTTGTTGAAGATTGTCACACTGCTTGTAGGTCTCAGACTTGTCTTTGTCAG GGTTGTCTATTCGAATACAATAAGATGATAAATCTTCAAGGCAGTATGTCCAATATTTGTGGAACACCAACATCAAAAATCAATCCAACTCATTTATCAACTCTTCCACCTTTGTATAGTACACCATGCTCAAG tATCCAGAGTGAGCTGCCACATCATTGTAGCAAGGACCATCTTCCTTTAAGTTGCAACTGTCGCACGATGTATTCTTGTCATATGCAACAAATTCCATTGCATTTAAAGGAATGTCATTTACATTCCAGTGACAAAACGAATAGCACTACTTCTCTTTCTGGAAATTCAGTAGGTCGTTGTGTTGGTTCATTGgatagaagaagacgaagattCAAAAGTAAAACTGATCATAATCAGAGGACAAAATCACATAGTGATTTAATATGTTGTGCTAAAGACAAACCACATTACTGCTCTTTACAACAATTTCAATGTGGCAATAATTCACATTTATATAGCTACTATAATAAAACTGAG gaACGTCTCCAAAAATTAGAAAGCGAACGTGGTGCACTTCATATGGAAGTATCAGTACTGTCAGAGCAAGTTGATGCACAGTCTAGCAAAATTCAAGAATTGGAAAATAtgcttaaagaaaaaaagcattcTCTCAGGCAAATGGAAGAAGCTTTACAGAAG gaaGTGTTATCAAGAAGTGCATTGGAGACACAAAAGCTAGAGCTTCTTAGTTCTCTTTCTGAACTGAAACTCAGACAAGCTAGTTTAGAACATGAAAATTTAGCATTAAGAAATACAAGTTCATTATCCAAT GGGGAAAGATTCAGTAGACATGCCGGTCAATATAGCAGTCTTCCAAGGCCACCAACATCTTCAAAGAAAGGAGTCGCGTTTGGTAAGGTTTCGAATTTAATCTCCGGAGAGCACACAACAGTACCGTTGGCTGTTAGAGGAATTTCTGCGAGATGTCTATCAGCTCCTATTCTAG cggaagaagaaaaaacagtaATTGGAGAGTCAAGTTTTCAACCAGAATCAGCACCACCAAAACCCCTTGCAGAATTGTCTATAGAAGAAGTTGGTGATTGGCTATCTCGTATTGGCCTGGAATGTTACGCCGCAGAATTAAGACGATGGGGAGCTACTGGTGTAAAATTAGTCGAGGCAACGCCAAATCAAATTGAAAAGGaacttgatataaaaaatatattgcatagaaagaaattattatatgcaaTTGAATCTGAGAGATCTAACGCAGAAGGCTTTCTTGGTTCAGAGAAG ATGGACAGTGCTGCAGTACTACGATGGTTAGATGATATTGGATTACCCCAACATAAAGAAGCTTTTCATAATGCCAAAGTTGATGGTAGAGTATTACATAGATTAACGACGGAAGATTTATTGAATCTTGGTGTGACAGCTCAATTGCATGCAGCTAGTTTACGACGAGGAATTCAG ATTCTGAGGGAGTTAAATTTTGAATTTGATAACATGGAAAGAAGATCAGTAAATGGGAATGGTGCAGATGGAACTAATGTCACACTATGGACTAATCATAGAGTGATGGAATGGTTGAGAGTGGTTGACCTTGCAGAATATGCACCTAATATGAGAGGCTCAGGAGTGCATGGGGGACTGATGATCCATGAAGGTCGTTTCACCTCAGAATTGTTAGCTACTATATTAAGCATTCCACCTTCAAAAACTCTATTAAGAAGGCATTTGACAACTCACTTTAATCAAATTCTTGGTAGAGAAGTTGTACAGcataaaagagagatggaaagtaCACTTGGATTTGTACCTTTAACTCTTACGGCTAGATTGAAG GCACCAAAGAAGTCTCAGTTCACGTTAAAGcgtaagaaaagtaaaaacgaaGTGGATTATGGAAATCTGGTTTGTCCTTTGGAAGCATCACCACCAGGTACACCATCAACATCTTCGTCAACACCAGGCAGTCCTAATTTGAACTCACCCTCACTCTAA
- the LOC127066521 gene encoding liprin-beta-2 isoform X2, translated as MDTWTNYPKEYQNLIAIMEEENKLHRKDSQSDSSDAASTIKHWDSQWTPSEGYDSSGTSNSGCGEDYAEDYQHRIPIDLPRFVEDCHTACRSQTCLCQGCLFEYNKMINLQGSMSNICGTPTSKINPTHLSTLPPLYSTPCSSIQSELPHHCSKDHLPLSCNCRTMYSCHMQQIPLHLKECHLHSSDKTNSTTSLSGNSVGRCVGSLDRRRRRFKSKTDHNQRTKSHSDLICCAKDKPHYCSLQQFQCGNNSHLYSYYNKTEERLQKLESERGALHMEVSVLSEQVDAQSSKIQELENMLKEKKHSLRQMEEALQKEVLSRSALETQKLELLSSLSELKLRQASLEHENLALRNTSSLSNGERFSRHAGQYSSLPRPPTSSKKGVAFGKVSNLISGEHTTVPLAVRGISARCLSAPILAEEEKTVIGESSFQPESAPPKPLAELSIEEVGDWLSRIGLECYAAELRRWGATGVKLVEATPNQIEKELDIKNILHRKKLLYAIESERSNAEGFLGSEKMDSAAVLRWLDDIGLPQHKEAFHNAKVDGRVLHRLTTEDLLNLGVTAQLHAASLRRGIQILRELNFEFDNMERRSVNGNGADGTNVTLWTNHRVMEWLRVVDLAEYAPNMRGSGVHGGLMIHEGRFTSELLATILSIPPSKTLLRRHLTTHFNQILGREVVQHKREMESTLGFVPLTLTARLKAPKKSQFTLKRKKSKNEVDYGNLVCPLEASPPDLEDTGQKKVIGCI; from the exons ATGGATACGTGGACTAATTATCCTAAAGAGTACCAGAATTTAATTGCTATCAtggaggaagaaaataaactaCATAGGAAAG ATTCACAGTCAGATTCATCAGATGCAGCTTCAACTATAAAACATTGGGATAGTCAGTGGACACCTTCAGAAGGATATGATTCTTCTGGAACGTCTAATTCGGGTTGTGGTGAGGATTATGCTGAAGATTATCAACATAGAATACCAATCGATCTACCTAGATTTGTTGAAGATTGTCACACTGCTTGTAGGTCTCAGACTTGTCTTTGTCAG GGTTGTCTATTCGAATACAATAAGATGATAAATCTTCAAGGCAGTATGTCCAATATTTGTGGAACACCAACATCAAAAATCAATCCAACTCATTTATCAACTCTTCCACCTTTGTATAGTACACCATGCTCAAG tATCCAGAGTGAGCTGCCACATCATTGTAGCAAGGACCATCTTCCTTTAAGTTGCAACTGTCGCACGATGTATTCTTGTCATATGCAACAAATTCCATTGCATTTAAAGGAATGTCATTTACATTCCAGTGACAAAACGAATAGCACTACTTCTCTTTCTGGAAATTCAGTAGGTCGTTGTGTTGGTTCATTGgatagaagaagacgaagattCAAAAGTAAAACTGATCATAATCAGAGGACAAAATCACATAGTGATTTAATATGTTGTGCTAAAGACAAACCACATTACTGCTCTTTACAACAATTTCAATGTGGCAATAATTCACATTTATATAGCTACTATAATAAAACTGAG gaACGTCTCCAAAAATTAGAAAGCGAACGTGGTGCACTTCATATGGAAGTATCAGTACTGTCAGAGCAAGTTGATGCACAGTCTAGCAAAATTCAAGAATTGGAAAATAtgcttaaagaaaaaaagcattcTCTCAGGCAAATGGAAGAAGCTTTACAGAAG gaaGTGTTATCAAGAAGTGCATTGGAGACACAAAAGCTAGAGCTTCTTAGTTCTCTTTCTGAACTGAAACTCAGACAAGCTAGTTTAGAACATGAAAATTTAGCATTAAGAAATACAAGTTCATTATCCAAT GGGGAAAGATTCAGTAGACATGCCGGTCAATATAGCAGTCTTCCAAGGCCACCAACATCTTCAAAGAAAGGAGTCGCGTTTGGTAAGGTTTCGAATTTAATCTCCGGAGAGCACACAACAGTACCGTTGGCTGTTAGAGGAATTTCTGCGAGATGTCTATCAGCTCCTATTCTAG cggaagaagaaaaaacagtaATTGGAGAGTCAAGTTTTCAACCAGAATCAGCACCACCAAAACCCCTTGCAGAATTGTCTATAGAAGAAGTTGGTGATTGGCTATCTCGTATTGGCCTGGAATGTTACGCCGCAGAATTAAGACGATGGGGAGCTACTGGTGTAAAATTAGTCGAGGCAACGCCAAATCAAATTGAAAAGGaacttgatataaaaaatatattgcatagaaagaaattattatatgcaaTTGAATCTGAGAGATCTAACGCAGAAGGCTTTCTTGGTTCAGAGAAG ATGGACAGTGCTGCAGTACTACGATGGTTAGATGATATTGGATTACCCCAACATAAAGAAGCTTTTCATAATGCCAAAGTTGATGGTAGAGTATTACATAGATTAACGACGGAAGATTTATTGAATCTTGGTGTGACAGCTCAATTGCATGCAGCTAGTTTACGACGAGGAATTCAG ATTCTGAGGGAGTTAAATTTTGAATTTGATAACATGGAAAGAAGATCAGTAAATGGGAATGGTGCAGATGGAACTAATGTCACACTATGGACTAATCATAGAGTGATGGAATGGTTGAGAGTGGTTGACCTTGCAGAATATGCACCTAATATGAGAGGCTCAGGAGTGCATGGGGGACTGATGATCCATGAAGGTCGTTTCACCTCAGAATTGTTAGCTACTATATTAAGCATTCCACCTTCAAAAACTCTATTAAGAAGGCATTTGACAACTCACTTTAATCAAATTCTTGGTAGAGAAGTTGTACAGcataaaagagagatggaaagtaCACTTGGATTTGTACCTTTAACTCTTACGGCTAGATTGAAG GCACCAAAGAAGTCTCAGTTCACGTTAAAGcgtaagaaaagtaaaaacgaaGTGGATTATGGAAATCTGGTTTGTCCTTTGGAAGCATCACCACCAG ATCTAGAGGATACTGGACAAAAGAAAGTAATTGGTTGTATATGA